From a region of the Salinispira pacifica genome:
- a CDS encoding AAA family ATPase, with the protein MTVIYLAGFRQHAGKTLTSLGIISELKRYLPEDQIGYIKPVGQQLVEMRDGTKIDKDATIIEQFALPGIDMASVSPVRLAQGVTKSYLTNPDHQTVTHAFESEILSAVDRLRDKLVIVAEGTGHLGVGGIVGLSNSRVSRLLDAQIVYVAGGGIGKTLDMLEVDFTYLRCTGARIGGVIFNKLLPDKIEQMRALITEEYLM; encoded by the coding sequence ATGACCGTAATCTACCTGGCGGGATTCCGCCAACACGCCGGAAAGACACTCACGAGTCTCGGAATCATCTCGGAACTTAAGCGATATCTCCCCGAAGACCAAATCGGCTACATCAAACCGGTCGGTCAACAGCTCGTAGAGATGCGCGACGGTACGAAAATTGATAAGGATGCCACGATAATCGAGCAGTTCGCGCTGCCGGGAATCGATATGGCCTCGGTCTCGCCGGTGCGACTGGCCCAAGGTGTTACCAAAAGCTACCTAACTAATCCCGACCACCAAACCGTCACGCACGCTTTTGAGAGCGAGATTCTATCGGCCGTGGATAGACTCCGCGACAAACTTGTCATAGTAGCCGAGGGCACCGGGCATCTCGGCGTGGGAGGTATTGTCGGTCTATCCAACTCTCGCGTAAGCCGTCTCCTTGACGCGCAAATCGTCTACGTCGCCGGTGGCGGCATCGGGAAGACCCTCGATATGCTCGAAGTAGATTTTACCTACCTCCGTTGTACCGGGGCTCGAATCGGTGGAGTCATCTTCAATAAGCTCCTTCCGGACAAGATTGAACAGATGAGAGCTTTAATAACCGAAGAGTACCTGATGTAG
- a CDS encoding iron-containing alcohol dehydrogenase yields the protein MVDKSGLSYSSIMTQARLKAGVQMMNSFEPDVIIGLGGGSPMDAAKIMWVLYEHPEVTFEGLALRFMDIRKRIYEFPTIGTKATMVAVPTTSGTGSEVTPFSVVTDERTGYKYPIADYSLTPHIAIVDTELVMTMPKNLTAASGIDAVTHAVETIASSMGTDYTIGVALEALRILFKYLPQSYRDGDTNIRAKEKVHNAATMAGMAFANSFLGVCHSMAHKLGAAFHLTHGVANAMLITQVIKYNATDVPVKQAAFPQYEYPSATSRYARIADYLALGGKTEDEKVDLLIAKIGELKAALDLPKAIRDVGIDEKEFKARVDTLAEDAFDDQCTGANPRYPLISEIKELYIKAWEGSV from the coding sequence ATGGTGGACAAGAGCGGCTTGTCGTATTCGTCGATAATGACACAGGCACGCCTTAAAGCGGGGGTGCAGATGATGAATAGCTTTGAGCCGGACGTGATAATCGGTCTTGGCGGCGGCTCACCGATGGATGCGGCCAAGATCATGTGGGTCCTCTACGAGCATCCGGAGGTCACCTTCGAGGGGTTGGCGCTACGCTTTATGGACATCAGAAAGAGGATTTACGAGTTTCCCACCATCGGGACGAAGGCGACGATGGTTGCGGTTCCAACGACGAGCGGTACCGGGTCCGAGGTGACTCCGTTTAGCGTCGTCACCGACGAACGAACGGGGTATAAGTATCCGATAGCGGACTACTCACTCACGCCCCATATTGCGATCGTAGATACCGAACTGGTGATGACGATGCCAAAAAACCTAACCGCCGCATCCGGCATCGATGCTGTAACCCATGCGGTGGAGACGATAGCATCTTCCATGGGTACGGACTACACTATCGGCGTTGCCCTTGAAGCGCTTCGAATACTCTTCAAGTATCTCCCCCAATCGTACCGTGACGGCGATACCAACATACGTGCAAAAGAGAAGGTACACAACGCGGCTACCATGGCGGGAATGGCGTTTGCAAACTCCTTTTTGGGGGTGTGTCACTCGATGGCGCACAAGCTCGGCGCCGCCTTTCACCTGACTCATGGCGTCGCCAATGCGATGCTCATAACTCAGGTCATCAAGTACAACGCCACGGACGTACCGGTAAAGCAGGCTGCATTTCCGCAGTACGAGTACCCTTCGGCAACGAGCCGCTACGCACGTATCGCGGACTACCTCGCACTCGGAGGAAAAACCGAGGACGAGAAGGTAGACCTGCTTATCGCGAAGATTGGGGAGTTAAAAGCCGCACTCGATCTTCCCAAGGCGATCAGAGATGTCGGTATAGATGAAAAGGAGTTCAAGGCACGAGTCGATACGTTGGCAGAGGATGCTTTTGACGATCAGTGCACCGGTGCGAACCCACGCTACCCGCTTATCAGTGAGATAAAGGAACTCTACATAAAGGCGTGGGAGGGGTCGGTATAG
- a CDS encoding AAA family ATPase, producing MSTIGDPELHEAYKQFLKPFFGVLKSSDAHLKFAFITGVTKFGQVSVFSDLNQLIDLSLHKDYAALCGITEEELLDGFRPENDALAAQEGVSYDECVVRIREWYNGYRFHPAGPAVYNPFSTLNLFNFNEFQDFWFQTGTPTFLVELLKKTDTDLREIDGIQLPARDFADYRADPDRPVPVIYQSGYLTIKGFDKRHRLYTLGYPNQEVERGFLFFVLPYYSPVAPTKSGFHISRFAQELENGDVDGFMERLKCFFESIPYDLNDQTERHYHVVFYLVFKLLGQYVESEVKSTKGRSDAVVRAGAYRYVFEFKLNGTAEEALAQIDEKGYLIPYRAEAAGAPERS from the coding sequence TTGTCCACCATCGGCGATCCGGAGCTTCACGAGGCGTACAAGCAGTTCTTAAAGCCCTTTTTCGGGGTCCTCAAGAGCAGCGACGCCCATCTGAAGTTCGCCTTCATTACCGGGGTCACCAAGTTCGGCCAGGTGAGCGTGTTCTCGGACCTGAACCAGCTTATCGACCTCTCGCTGCACAAGGACTACGCCGCCCTCTGCGGGATTACCGAAGAGGAGCTGCTTGACGGTTTTCGGCCGGAGAACGATGCGCTTGCGGCGCAGGAGGGGGTGTCCTACGACGAATGCGTGGTCCGCATCCGCGAGTGGTACAACGGCTACCGCTTTCATCCCGCCGGACCGGCGGTGTACAACCCCTTCAGCACCTTGAATCTGTTCAACTTCAACGAGTTTCAGGACTTCTGGTTCCAGACCGGGACGCCGACCTTTCTGGTTGAGCTCCTGAAGAAGACCGACACCGACCTCAGGGAGATCGACGGGATACAGCTACCCGCCCGTGATTTTGCCGATTACCGGGCCGACCCGGACCGGCCGGTCCCGGTGATCTACCAGAGCGGTTATTTGACGATCAAGGGGTTCGACAAGCGGCACCGGCTCTATACCTTAGGCTACCCGAACCAAGAGGTGGAACGGGGGTTCTTGTTCTTCGTCCTCCCCTACTACTCGCCTGTCGCTCCGACCAAAAGCGGGTTCCACATCTCCCGTTTTGCCCAAGAACTGGAGAACGGCGATGTGGACGGCTTCATGGAGCGGTTGAAGTGCTTCTTTGAATCGATCCCCTACGACCTGAACGACCAGACCGAGCGGCACTACCACGTGGTGTTCTACCTGGTGTTCAAGCTCCTCGGACAGTACGTGGAAAGCGAGGTCAAATCGACGAAAGGGCGAAGCGACGCGGTGGTCCGCGCCGGCGCGTACCGCTACGTGTTTGAGTTTAAGCTCAACGGCACGGCGGAGGAGGCGCTGGCCCAGATCGACGAGAAGGGGTATCTCATTCCCTACCGGGCCGAGGCGGCCGGGGCGCCCGAGCGCTCGTAA
- a CDS encoding ABC transporter ATP-binding protein, translating to MLEYLQGMRLIKAFKLTGTKFERLEKTFRRLKTLSIKLEAGGGPTIMLSSFALHAGFTLIILFGLTFLFASTLGLPVYIMFLIIDTRVYEPLIQAFIFLGELNYYQISTERLEKLRSTPALTGREPDLRPSGYDIEFENVHFRYHDTEVLKGVSLAIPEHSLAAFVGPSGSGKTTMTRLIARFWDVTDGVIRLGGRDLRDYSPETILASVSMVFQDVYLFNDTILNNIRVGNTEASLEEVIETAKTARAHEFIERLPDGYDTMVGEGGSTLSGGEKQRISIARAMLKDAPIILLDEGRIVEQGTHEELLHAGGLYSRMWEEQRAARGYKFV from the coding sequence ATGCTCGAATACCTGCAGGGCATGCGCTTGATCAAGGCGTTCAAGCTGACCGGGACCAAGTTCGAGCGCCTGGAAAAGACCTTCCGCCGTCTGAAGACCCTGAGCATCAAGCTCGAGGCCGGCGGTGGACCCACCATCATGCTGTCGAGCTTTGCGCTCCACGCGGGGTTCACCCTCATCATTCTCTTCGGGCTCACCTTCCTCTTCGCCAGCACCCTGGGTCTGCCGGTCTACATCATGTTCCTGATCATCGACACCCGGGTCTACGAGCCGCTGATCCAGGCGTTCATCTTCTTGGGCGAGCTGAACTACTACCAGATCAGCACCGAGCGCCTCGAGAAGCTGCGCAGCACCCCGGCCCTCACCGGAAGAGAGCCCGATCTGCGCCCGAGCGGCTACGACATCGAGTTCGAGAACGTGCACTTTCGCTACCACGATACCGAGGTCTTGAAGGGAGTGAGCCTCGCGATCCCCGAGCATTCGCTTGCGGCATTCGTGGGCCCCTCGGGTTCGGGGAAGACCACCATGACCAGGCTCATCGCCCGGTTCTGGGACGTAACCGACGGGGTGATCCGACTCGGCGGCCGGGACCTTCGCGACTACAGCCCCGAGACCATTCTCGCATCGGTCTCCATGGTGTTCCAGGACGTCTACCTGTTCAACGACACCATCCTGAACAATATCCGCGTCGGAAACACCGAAGCCTCCCTGGAAGAGGTCATCGAAACGGCGAAGACGGCGCGGGCTCACGAGTTCATCGAGCGTCTCCCCGACGGCTACGACACGATGGTGGGTGAAGGCGGCTCAACCCTCTCCGGCGGCGAGAAACAGCGGATCTCCATCGCCCGGGCGATGTTGAAGGACGCGCCGATTATCCTCCTCGACGAGGGCCGGATCGTCGAACAGGGTACTCACGAGGAGCTCCTCCATGCGGGCGGCCTCTACAGCCGGATGTGGGAGGAGCAGCGCGCGGCGCGGGGGTACAAGTTTGTGTGA
- a CDS encoding ABC transporter ATP-binding protein yields the protein MDTEVAAGTPSGADAHPDANLKRKQGFGRLVEIAGAKRWWLFASMTLAVVAAAAQFVPTVIVYFILRELAAHASNIANLDGELLYRLGYISLASVGAYGIILYSSSMLSHIAAFNILYEIRVKIAEKLTRLSMGFFTRRTSGEIKKVLADDVERIELFVAHHIPDIVTAVVFPVVVIVFLLVMDWRLAIAALIPFPVALGMLLPAMMMGEKTKESYRDYHTALERMNAAVVEYVRAMPVVKVFGRALESFKRLQESVMAFRDFSILITHTYSKLYPAFLTAASSSLVFIIPAAVVLHQTDGAGESFIPMVLLFLVVGGGFFFPLLKLMFMFGNLNQISIGTERIGRILDTGEIPESAGDANPADTSIEFDHVSFAYEETTVLDDVSFRAELGTITALVGPSGAGKTTMGLLAAAKAAQCHEFIEELPRGYATLVGEGGTYLSGGEQRVGIARAILKNAPIVVFDEATAYADPENEGKILSALSHLIQEKTVIVIAHRLSTITSADQIIVVNEGRIEERGTHDALVAAGGLYGSMWDTYSRAREWKIEQ from the coding sequence ATGGACACGGAAGTCGCCGCCGGCACACCGTCCGGCGCGGACGCGCACCCCGACGCCAATCTTAAGCGAAAGCAGGGCTTCGGCCGCCTCGTGGAGATCGCCGGTGCGAAGCGGTGGTGGCTTTTCGCCTCGATGACCCTCGCGGTTGTCGCGGCCGCTGCCCAGTTCGTCCCGACGGTAATCGTCTACTTCATTCTGCGCGAGCTCGCCGCCCACGCGTCGAATATCGCGAACCTGGACGGGGAGCTCCTCTACCGCCTGGGGTACATCAGTCTCGCCTCGGTCGGGGCGTACGGGATCATCCTCTACAGCTCGTCGATGTTGTCGCATATCGCGGCGTTCAACATCCTCTACGAGATCCGGGTCAAGATCGCCGAAAAGCTCACCAGGCTCTCCATGGGGTTCTTTACCAGGCGCACGAGCGGCGAGATCAAGAAGGTCCTGGCCGACGACGTTGAGCGAATCGAGCTCTTCGTGGCCCACCACATTCCGGATATCGTCACCGCAGTTGTGTTTCCCGTCGTGGTGATCGTCTTCCTCCTTGTCATGGATTGGCGCCTCGCGATCGCGGCGCTCATTCCCTTCCCCGTGGCGCTCGGCATGCTCCTGCCGGCGATGATGATGGGCGAGAAGACCAAGGAGAGCTATCGCGACTATCACACCGCCCTCGAGCGGATGAACGCGGCGGTTGTGGAGTACGTGCGCGCCATGCCGGTGGTAAAGGTCTTCGGCAGGGCGCTGGAATCGTTCAAGCGCCTCCAGGAGTCGGTCATGGCGTTCCGGGACTTCTCGATCCTGATAACTCATACCTACTCCAAGCTCTACCCGGCGTTTCTCACAGCCGCCTCTTCCTCGCTCGTGTTCATCATCCCGGCTGCCGTCGTGCTCCATCAGACGGACGGCGCCGGGGAGAGCTTCATCCCCATGGTGCTCTTGTTCCTGGTGGTCGGCGGGGGCTTCTTCTTCCCGCTTCTGAAGCTGATGTTCATGTTCGGCAACCTCAACCAGATCAGCATCGGGACCGAGCGGATCGGCCGGATACTGGATACCGGCGAGATCCCGGAGAGCGCCGGCGATGCGAACCCGGCGGATACGTCCATTGAGTTCGACCACGTGAGCTTCGCCTACGAGGAGACCACGGTGCTCGATGACGTCTCCTTTCGGGCGGAGCTGGGAACGATCACAGCCCTCGTCGGACCGTCGGGCGCCGGAAAGACGACGATGGGTCTGCTGGCCGCCGCAAAGGCGGCGCAGTGCCACGAGTTCATAGAGGAGCTTCCCAGGGGCTACGCCACCCTCGTCGGCGAGGGGGGGACCTACCTCTCCGGCGGCGAGCAGCGTGTCGGCATTGCCCGGGCGATCCTCAAGAACGCCCCCATCGTCGTCTTCGACGAGGCCACCGCCTACGCCGACCCGGAGAACGAGGGGAAGATCCTGTCAGCGCTCTCCCATCTTATCCAGGAGAAGACCGTCATCGTCATCGCCCACCGGCTCTCCACCATCACCTCCGCCGATCAGATCATCGTCGTCAACGAGGGGCGGATCGAGGAGCGCGGTACCCACGACGCGCTGGTGGCGGCAGGCGGCCTGTACGGCTCCATGTGGGACACCTATTCCCGGGCGCGGGAATGGAAGATCGAGCAGTAG